The following coding sequences lie in one Actinomyces capricornis genomic window:
- a CDS encoding IS3 family transposase, whose protein sequence is MSRAKYSEEFKAQVVREVIDKERSIASVAASYDLVPQTVGNWVAKHKKEHGSEEERQAAAEAVEVARLKKQVRELQQENEFLKKSGGLLREGTAVSQKYDLINREEGNYPISSMCRWARVSRSGYYSWRGHPQSRRDIRRKELEALVRAEFEASDGTYGYRRITARLGRRGVVVHSDTVRYLMRQAGLIAARPRRKVRTTTPAADVNSRPDLVERDYRRQGTGKEMGGGHHLYPHLGGIRLPGHRRGLRHKESRWLCDG, encoded by the coding sequence ATGTCAAGGGCGAAGTACTCTGAGGAGTTCAAGGCACAGGTGGTGCGCGAGGTGATCGACAAAGAACGGTCGATCGCATCGGTGGCCGCCTCCTACGACCTGGTACCCCAGACCGTGGGCAACTGGGTCGCGAAACACAAGAAGGAGCACGGCAGCGAAGAGGAAAGGCAGGCAGCGGCTGAGGCTGTAGAGGTAGCCCGCCTGAAAAAGCAGGTCCGCGAACTGCAACAGGAGAACGAGTTCCTGAAAAAAAGCGGCGGCCTTCTTCGCGAAGGAACAGCAGTGAGTCAGAAGTACGATCTCATCAATCGCGAAGAAGGCAACTACCCCATCTCATCGATGTGCCGCTGGGCGAGGGTATCACGCTCGGGATACTACTCCTGGAGAGGCCACCCCCAGTCTCGCCGGGATATCAGAAGAAAAGAGCTGGAGGCTTTAGTCAGGGCTGAATTCGAGGCCTCTGATGGCACCTACGGGTATCGGCGCATCACTGCCCGCCTAGGACGGCGCGGCGTGGTGGTGCACAGTGACACGGTGCGCTACCTCATGCGCCAGGCCGGCCTGATCGCCGCCAGGCCGCGCCGAAAGGTCCGCACCACCACCCCGGCCGCAGATGTGAACTCCAGGCCCGATCTGGTGGAACGCGACTACCGCCGCCAAGGCACCGGGAAGGAAATGGGTGGGGGACATCACCTATATCCGCACCTGGGAGGGATTCGTCTACCTGGCCACCGCCGGGGACTGCGCCACAAAGAAAGTCGTTGGCTATGCGATGGCTGA
- a CDS encoding SDR family NAD(P)-dependent oxidoreductase — MGTALVTGATSGLGLEFAWQLAQAHHDLVLVARTDDRLRAVAEELRQFAGVQAEVLPADLADRADLERVAQRLRDREHPVGLLVNNAGFGLGQGFVGGDLAREERALDVMVRAVLVLSHAASEGMVERGRGAILNVSSMTARTAMGTYAAHKAWVLSFTEGLASDLAGTGVSATALCPGLVHTGFHSAAGVDEGSWKGPVWLDAERVAEEGLAAVRRGQVICTPSLRYRGASALLRTAPRWLVRRVAGTGAAGHPRV, encoded by the coding sequence ATGGGAACCGCACTTGTCACCGGGGCCACCAGTGGGCTCGGACTGGAGTTCGCCTGGCAGCTCGCCCAGGCCCACCACGACCTCGTCCTGGTCGCGCGCACCGATGATCGGCTGCGGGCGGTGGCCGAGGAGCTGCGGCAGTTCGCCGGCGTCCAGGCCGAGGTCCTGCCCGCCGATCTGGCTGACCGCGCCGACCTGGAGCGGGTGGCCCAGCGCCTGCGCGACCGCGAGCATCCCGTGGGCCTGCTGGTCAACAACGCGGGCTTCGGCCTGGGCCAGGGCTTCGTAGGAGGCGACCTCGCGCGCGAGGAGCGCGCCCTGGATGTCATGGTCCGGGCGGTCCTGGTCCTGTCCCACGCCGCTTCCGAGGGGATGGTCGAGCGCGGTCGCGGGGCCATCCTCAACGTCTCCTCCATGACCGCGCGCACGGCCATGGGCACCTACGCCGCCCACAAGGCCTGGGTGCTCAGCTTCACCGAGGGGCTCGCCTCGGACCTCGCCGGCACCGGGGTGAGTGCCACCGCGCTGTGCCCGGGGCTGGTGCACACCGGCTTCCACAGCGCCGCCGGCGTGGACGAGGGGAGCTGGAAGGGCCCGGTATGGCTCGACGCCGAGCGCGTGGCCGAGGAGGGGCTGGCGGCCGTGCGGCGCGGCCAGGTCATCTGCACCCCCAGCCTGCGCTACCGGGGGGCCAGTGCGCTCCTGCGCACCGCTCCGCGCTGGCTGGTGCGGCGCGTGGCGGGGACCGGCGCGGCCGGCCATCCCCGGGTCTAG
- a CDS encoding DUF6571 family protein — translation MRSLSLSETDSRSWLLFKSHWAGVIASLLVLALITSGAWWYLRVRDPLAPHLEQLSTDPNAALDYFAPEPPTTSQDQAWSPSDQALTRWEGLHHRHWGSQGINALAQALAQVATLRTPSPQHTDEKASWVTAQGITLLAQHHTYLSTTGRQAVGTILANCGAELTLLSVLPEDRPDAGKVNDSEPYQTTPMIVPGQENKTGQNTTQLGVDMTTLINEASKDTTAVATIAAGTITYASNRAQATIDKRIDTYTNYDKEEAIARAFDTNIDLLARLDKHAQKAGSGDNAASSSVNTGAAAALVALKNNLIPTTLAHNQPWLHMDNPNDISTATLTTTNTTTRQAYTTWAIHLPPDTAITSTYFHDILLNRHQPSNTH, via the coding sequence ATGAGGTCGCTGTCACTATCAGAGACGGACTCCCGGTCCTGGTTGCTCTTCAAGAGCCACTGGGCGGGGGTGATCGCCTCCCTGCTGGTCCTGGCCCTCATCACCAGCGGCGCATGGTGGTACCTGCGCGTCAGGGACCCCCTGGCCCCCCACCTCGAACAGCTCAGCACCGACCCCAACGCAGCACTGGACTACTTCGCCCCCGAGCCGCCAACCACCAGCCAGGACCAGGCCTGGTCGCCCTCAGACCAGGCCCTGACCCGCTGGGAGGGCCTGCACCACCGCCACTGGGGCTCCCAGGGCATCAACGCCCTGGCCCAGGCCCTGGCCCAAGTCGCCACCCTGCGCACCCCCAGCCCCCAGCACACCGATGAAAAGGCCTCCTGGGTCACCGCCCAGGGCATCACGCTGCTGGCCCAGCACCACACCTACCTATCCACCACCGGCAGGCAGGCAGTGGGCACCATCCTGGCCAACTGCGGCGCCGAACTCACACTCCTATCCGTCCTCCCAGAAGACAGGCCTGACGCAGGGAAAGTTAATGATAGCGAGCCCTATCAGACCACCCCGATGATCGTCCCGGGCCAGGAGAACAAGACCGGCCAGAATACGACACAGTTGGGCGTCGATATGACCACGCTCATCAACGAGGCCTCCAAGGACACCACCGCCGTGGCCACCATCGCCGCAGGCACCATCACCTACGCCTCCAACCGAGCCCAAGCCACCATCGACAAACGAATCGACACCTACACCAACTACGACAAAGAAGAAGCCATCGCCAGAGCCTTCGACACCAACATCGACCTCCTCGCCCGACTCGACAAACACGCCCAAAAAGCAGGATCCGGAGACAACGCCGCCAGCAGCTCAGTCAACACCGGAGCCGCCGCCGCACTCGTCGCCCTGAAGAACAACCTCATCCCCACCACCCTCGCCCACAACCAACCCTGGCTGCACATGGACAACCCCAACGACATCTCCACAGCCACCCTCACCACCACCAACACCACCACCCGCCAGGCCTATACCACCTGGGCCATCCACCTACCCCCAGACACAGCCATCACCTCCACCTACTTCCACGACATCCTTCTCAACAGACACCAACCTTCAAACACACACTGA
- the fbaA gene encoding class II fructose-bisphosphate aldolase, with the protein MAIATPESYADMLDRAKAGKYAIPAINVTSSQTLSAALKGFADAESDGIVQISNGGAAYWSGSSRADKVKGSIAFAAYARAVGDLYPGTIALHTDHCPKAMLEPWILPLLEIEAEQVKRGEQPMFNSHMWDGSAESLDDNIEIAVDMLARAKAANVILEIEIGAVGGEEDGITGDENANLYTTADDAWRAIEALGLGENGRYITALTFGNVHGSYKPGHVKLRPEILGEIQDECAKRLGDRLSSKVGDKASPFDLVMHGGSGSTDEEIATAVRNGVIKMNVDTDTQYAYTRPVVDWMLTNYEGVLKIDGEVGNKKKYDPRAWGKAAEEGMAARVVEACERLGSVGSAKR; encoded by the coding sequence GTGGCCATTGCAACCCCGGAGTCCTACGCCGACATGCTTGACCGCGCCAAGGCTGGCAAGTACGCCATCCCCGCGATCAACGTCACCTCCTCCCAGACACTGTCCGCCGCCCTCAAGGGCTTCGCCGACGCCGAGTCTGACGGCATCGTCCAGATCTCCAACGGTGGTGCGGCCTACTGGTCCGGCTCCTCGCGCGCCGACAAGGTCAAGGGCTCCATCGCCTTCGCCGCCTACGCCCGCGCCGTGGGCGACCTCTACCCCGGCACCATCGCCCTGCACACCGACCACTGCCCCAAGGCCATGCTGGAGCCCTGGATCCTCCCGCTGCTGGAGATCGAGGCCGAGCAGGTCAAGCGCGGTGAGCAGCCGATGTTCAACTCCCACATGTGGGACGGTTCGGCCGAGTCCCTGGACGACAACATCGAGATCGCCGTGGACATGCTGGCCCGCGCCAAGGCCGCCAACGTCATCCTCGAGATCGAGATCGGCGCCGTGGGCGGCGAGGAGGACGGCATCACCGGCGACGAGAACGCCAACCTCTACACCACTGCCGACGACGCCTGGCGCGCCATCGAGGCCCTGGGCCTGGGCGAGAACGGCCGCTACATCACCGCCCTGACCTTCGGCAACGTGCACGGCTCCTACAAGCCCGGCCACGTCAAGCTGCGCCCCGAGATCCTGGGCGAGATCCAGGACGAGTGCGCCAAGCGCCTGGGCGACCGCCTGTCCAGCAAGGTCGGGGACAAGGCCTCCCCCTTCGACCTGGTCATGCACGGCGGCTCCGGCTCCACCGACGAGGAGATCGCCACCGCGGTGCGCAACGGCGTCATCAAGATGAACGTCGACACCGACACCCAGTACGCCTACACCCGCCCCGTCGTGGACTGGATGCTCACCAACTACGAGGGTGTGCTGAAGATCGACGGCGAGGTCGGCAACAAGAAGAAGTATGACCCCCGCGCCTGGGGCAAGGCCGCCGAGGAGGGCATGGCCGCCCGCGTGGTCGAGGCCTGCGAGCGCCTGGGCTCGGTGGGCTCGGCCAAGCGCTGA
- a CDS encoding exodeoxyribonuclease III, which translates to MRLATWNVNSIRTRVDRVLAFLEREGIDALAMQEIKCRPEQFPREPFQAAGYELAVHGLDQWNGVAIASRVGLDDVVTSFPHQPAWAAKEGADPVVEARALGASVGGSAGSGSPVRLWSLYVPNGRELTHPHYAYKLQWLQRLREAAGSWLGEAPDLPLALVGDWNVAPHDEDVWDMGAFEGATHVSAPEREAFAAFESVGMEEVTRQRVTNYTYWDYQKLRFPRNEGMRIDFVYASPALAGRVLSAAIDRDERKGKGASDHVPVIVDVDHH; encoded by the coding sequence ATGCGCCTTGCCACGTGGAATGTCAACTCCATCCGTACCCGCGTCGATCGCGTCCTGGCCTTCCTGGAGCGCGAGGGCATCGATGCCCTGGCGATGCAGGAGATCAAGTGCCGCCCCGAGCAGTTCCCCCGCGAGCCCTTCCAGGCCGCCGGCTACGAGCTGGCCGTCCACGGACTGGACCAGTGGAACGGGGTGGCGATCGCCTCGCGGGTGGGGCTCGACGACGTCGTCACCTCCTTCCCCCACCAACCCGCCTGGGCGGCCAAGGAGGGGGCCGATCCCGTGGTGGAGGCCCGCGCACTGGGGGCGAGCGTGGGCGGGTCCGCCGGCTCCGGGTCCCCGGTGCGGCTGTGGAGCCTGTATGTGCCCAATGGCCGCGAGCTCACCCACCCGCACTACGCCTACAAGCTCCAGTGGCTCCAGCGCCTGCGCGAGGCGGCGGGGTCCTGGCTGGGCGAGGCACCGGACCTGCCCCTGGCCCTGGTGGGGGACTGGAATGTGGCGCCGCACGATGAGGACGTGTGGGATATGGGGGCCTTCGAGGGGGCGACGCATGTCTCGGCGCCTGAGCGGGAGGCCTTCGCCGCCTTCGAGTCGGTGGGCATGGAGGAAGTGACCCGCCAGCGGGTGACCAACTACACCTACTGGGACTACCAGAAGCTGCGCTTCCCCAGGAACGAGGGGATGCGCATCGACTTCGTCTACGCCTCCCCCGCACTGGCCGGACGGGTGCTCAGCGCCGCCATCGACCGCGATGAGCGCAAGGGCAAGGGCGCCTCGGACCACGTGCCGGTGATCGTGGACGTGGATCATCATTAA
- a CDS encoding DUF6571 family protein — translation MAFIKIDPDKVDTVASNLEERSGAVEEERKNIDNTSSDNHDPVPSVVTATEAFSVAPVQASPFGFGAATTFNAAAQGLRDLAEELRTRSQEARNLNSSGVTMTNDDGTLSYYYYLPDPPEGTVDTEAYWNNMDTATNVREYNSKSVENARAESAELIEAIENGKSSKGRTVDEIMAEISKHQDVLTYGLTFVTTWTPEGYLNLQNDLDPAHIPVLAHNLAAATQNEGSGASLAKMYDEATQGDDTILMTTRLNHLLTAPETYFGTEFLVDLADRLEERPYDAIRAHDQVHPNKTSIPDPMAGVLTAMGNNPEAALTYLVPNGEMGADGYWLPGAAAQERWDRLSSRNWSPEGRLGFTGAIGGASALRVLDAEGSTDERAAWITGNGITYLADQGTDYSPKEKKNIAIIIGNSMREVEEHATNSSTQETSPFYSQFPAGLQGDHSADISKLTGIVGSDDAALTTLSNAAGRHSTARTQAIIDAYPRAILGDGSDMDGTLKDGARRDGQLLGFISQSAIDSRSLQDKQTEIVSSSILGGFSAGLSAVPHPAAQGMSVGISAITPGLTEASNNAALSRIETVKDMETESKTAINQSMIAQLANNDRLPDGAYINHDDPPVDYSTKFDWMGPDHRIDIESVMGSEKNQKDFNAWMADPSIPAAELMDLFEGGIKDGKNTASE, via the coding sequence GTGGCTTTCATTAAGATCGACCCCGACAAGGTGGACACTGTCGCCAGCAACCTTGAGGAGCGCTCCGGGGCGGTGGAGGAGGAGCGGAAGAATATCGACAACACGAGTTCCGACAACCATGATCCTGTGCCCTCGGTCGTGACTGCAACGGAAGCATTCTCGGTAGCTCCGGTGCAAGCCTCCCCCTTTGGCTTCGGTGCCGCAACGACATTCAACGCGGCGGCACAGGGACTGCGCGACCTTGCTGAAGAGTTGCGCACTCGCAGCCAGGAGGCCCGGAACCTCAACTCCTCCGGCGTGACCATGACCAACGACGACGGGACCCTCAGCTACTACTACTACCTGCCTGACCCTCCGGAGGGCACCGTGGACACCGAGGCCTATTGGAACAACATGGACACGGCCACGAACGTGCGGGAGTACAACTCGAAGTCCGTGGAGAACGCCAGGGCGGAATCGGCGGAGCTCATTGAGGCCATCGAGAACGGGAAGTCGAGCAAGGGGCGCACAGTCGATGAGATCATGGCTGAGATATCCAAGCATCAGGACGTCCTAACATATGGCCTCACTTTTGTGACGACATGGACGCCCGAGGGGTATTTGAACCTGCAGAACGATCTGGACCCAGCGCACATCCCTGTACTGGCACATAATCTAGCCGCCGCCACGCAGAACGAGGGCAGTGGCGCCTCTCTGGCGAAGATGTACGACGAGGCCACTCAGGGTGACGACACCATTCTGATGACAACAAGGCTCAATCATCTTCTGACCGCCCCCGAGACATACTTCGGCACGGAATTCCTGGTCGATCTCGCCGATCGGCTGGAGGAGCGCCCCTACGACGCTATCCGCGCCCACGATCAAGTTCACCCCAATAAAACCTCAATCCCAGATCCAATGGCCGGCGTCCTCACCGCAATGGGCAACAATCCCGAAGCCGCATTGACATATCTGGTTCCCAACGGCGAGATGGGCGCTGATGGCTACTGGCTCCCAGGAGCTGCCGCACAGGAGCGGTGGGATCGCCTCTCCTCCCGGAACTGGAGCCCCGAGGGGCGCCTAGGATTTACCGGAGCAATTGGGGGCGCCTCAGCGCTCCGGGTGCTCGACGCCGAGGGATCCACTGATGAGCGGGCAGCCTGGATCACCGGAAATGGCATCACATACCTCGCCGACCAGGGTACTGACTACTCACCCAAGGAGAAGAAGAATATTGCCATTATTATCGGGAACTCCATGCGGGAAGTCGAGGAGCACGCAACTAACTCCAGCACACAAGAAACCTCGCCCTTCTATTCTCAATTTCCTGCCGGCCTTCAGGGGGATCATTCAGCGGACATCAGTAAGCTAACCGGGATTGTCGGCTCTGATGACGCCGCACTGACCACCCTCTCCAACGCCGCTGGGCGCCACTCGACAGCACGCACCCAAGCGATCATCGACGCCTACCCGAGAGCTATTCTCGGTGACGGCAGTGACATGGATGGCACCCTCAAGGACGGCGCTCGCAGGGACGGCCAATTGCTCGGCTTCATCTCCCAGTCGGCCATCGATTCTCGAAGTCTTCAGGATAAACAGACAGAGATCGTCAGTTCCAGCATCCTAGGCGGCTTCAGTGCGGGGCTCTCAGCAGTGCCCCATCCGGCAGCCCAGGGAATGTCAGTCGGAATTTCAGCGATCACACCAGGCCTGACAGAGGCCAGTAACAACGCAGCCCTATCGCGAATCGAGACCGTCAAGGATATGGAGACCGAATCAAAGACCGCGATCAATCAGTCGATGATCGCCCAGCTTGCCAACAACGACAGACTCCCTGATGGCGCCTATATCAATCATGACGACCCACCGGTCGACTACTCCACAAAATTCGACTGGATGGGGCCGGATCATCGGATCGATATCGAATCGGTGATGGGGTCGGAGAAGAATCAAAAGGACTTCAATGCCTGGATGGCGGATCCGAGCATCCCGGCGGCCGAGCTCATGGACCTATTCGAGGGAGGGATAAAAGATGGTAAGAACACGGCCTCCGAATGA
- the pyrE gene encoding orotate phosphoribosyltransferase — protein sequence MSTNDSHRARLAGLVSELAVVRGAVTLASGLESDFYVDMRRATLHHEAAPLIGHVMLDMLEEAGLGTDEIDAVGGLTMGADPVATAMLHAAASRGLDLDAFVVRKAAKDHGMKRRIEGPEVAGREVVVLEDTSTTGGSPLEAVEALREAGATVRAVAVVVDRDTGARERIEATGLPYHAALGLADLGLA from the coding sequence GTGAGCACCAATGATTCCCACCGCGCCCGTCTGGCCGGCCTTGTCAGCGAGCTCGCCGTCGTGCGCGGCGCCGTCACCCTCGCCTCCGGACTGGAGTCCGACTTCTACGTCGACATGCGCCGGGCCACGCTCCACCACGAGGCCGCCCCCCTCATCGGCCACGTCATGCTCGACATGCTGGAGGAGGCGGGCCTGGGCACCGACGAGATCGACGCCGTGGGCGGGCTGACCATGGGCGCCGACCCGGTGGCCACCGCCATGCTCCATGCCGCCGCCTCGCGCGGCCTGGACCTCGACGCCTTCGTGGTGCGCAAGGCCGCCAAGGACCACGGGATGAAGCGCCGCATCGAGGGGCCGGAGGTCGCCGGGCGCGAGGTCGTGGTCCTGGAGGACACCTCCACCACCGGGGGCTCGCCCCTGGAGGCGGTCGAGGCCCTGCGCGAGGCCGGGGCCACGGTGCGGGCCGTGGCCGTCGTCGTGGACCGCGACACCGGCGCCCGCGAGCGCATCGAGGCCACAGGCCTGCCCTACCACGCCGCGCTGGGCCTGGCCGATCTCGGGCTGGCGTGA
- a CDS encoding IS3 family transposase: MGDITYIRTWEGFVYLATAGDCATKKVVGYAMADHMRTSLVCEAIDMAVRNCPIIRGETIFHSDRSSQYTSEQFSAHLNRYGIRASVGRTGVCWDNAWAESFNATLKNERAHRMVYPTRKKAMNDIASWIELTYNHTRLHSALGYRTGLDPGCWTR; this comes from the coding sequence GTGGGGGACATCACCTATATCCGCACCTGGGAGGGATTCGTCTACCTGGCCACCGCCGGGGACTGCGCCACAAAGAAAGTCGTTGGCTATGCGATGGCTGATCACATGAGAACCTCCCTGGTATGCGAGGCCATCGATATGGCCGTGCGCAACTGCCCTATTATCCGAGGTGAGACGATCTTCCACTCCGACCGGAGCTCTCAATACACCTCCGAGCAGTTCTCGGCACATCTGAACAGGTATGGCATCCGGGCCTCGGTAGGGCGGACCGGGGTGTGCTGGGATAACGCCTGGGCAGAGTCCTTCAATGCCACACTCAAGAACGAGAGGGCCCACCGCATGGTCTACCCCACACGCAAGAAAGCCATGAACGATATTGCCTCATGGATCGAGCTGACCTACAATCACACCCGCCTGCACTCAGCCCTGGGATACCGCACGGGCCTTGACCCTGGTTGTTGGACACGCTGA
- a CDS encoding TrmH family RNA methyltransferase has translation MSPRRRALAPLPEGEHDPAAPARRGPGRHSGPSGPTGFEAQRAPGEPEADTPADSRDIGVGPWPGGAQAWPTDPRYDPVLLAEGDRRNVVDRYRYWTVEAIRADLAARAHRLHIAIENVSQDLNIGSIVRSANAFNVGRVHIIGRRRWNKRGAMVTNRYLDVRHHTEPGALLAWARDEGYEVVGIDNGPGAGQLEAAVLPERCLMVFGSEGEGISPELAAGCARMLRIGQYGSTRSINVAAAAAVAMHTWVLQHAGPAPD, from the coding sequence GTGAGCCCACGACGGCGCGCACTCGCGCCCCTGCCCGAGGGGGAGCACGACCCAGCCGCACCTGCCCGCCGCGGGCCGGGCCGGCACAGCGGCCCGAGCGGGCCGACCGGGTTCGAGGCGCAGCGGGCCCCCGGCGAGCCAGAGGCCGATACCCCTGCCGACAGCCGTGACATCGGCGTGGGACCATGGCCCGGGGGAGCGCAGGCCTGGCCCACCGACCCCCGCTACGACCCCGTGCTGCTCGCCGAGGGCGACCGGCGAAACGTCGTCGACCGCTACCGGTACTGGACGGTGGAGGCGATCCGCGCCGACCTGGCCGCGCGGGCCCACCGCCTGCACATCGCCATCGAGAACGTCAGCCAGGACCTCAACATCGGCTCCATCGTGCGCAGCGCCAACGCCTTCAACGTGGGCCGGGTCCACATCATCGGCAGGCGCCGCTGGAACAAGCGCGGCGCCATGGTCACCAACCGCTACTTGGATGTGCGCCACCACACCGAGCCCGGTGCTCTGCTGGCCTGGGCGCGCGACGAGGGCTACGAGGTGGTCGGCATCGACAACGGCCCGGGGGCCGGGCAGCTGGAGGCCGCCGTGCTGCCCGAGCGCTGCCTCATGGTCTTCGGCTCCGAGGGGGAGGGGATCAGCCCGGAGCTGGCCGCCGGCTGCGCGCGGATGCTGCGCATCGGCCAGTACGGCTCGACCCGCTCCATCAACGTGGCCGCCGCGGCCGCTGTGGCCATGCACACCTGGGTCCTCCAGCATGCGGGCCCGGCCCCCGACTGA
- the tpx gene encoding thiol peroxidase gives MASITFQGTPANTVGELPAVGSAAPSFDLVGAELDAVTSDSLRGRRVVLNIFPSVDTGVCAASVRQFNQLASELADTTVVCVSADLPFAAARFCGAEGLDNVITASTFRSTFGDDYGVAMADSPLAGLMSRAIVVLDAEGTVLYTEQVPEIGQEPDYDAAVAALS, from the coding sequence ATGGCTTCAATCACTTTCCAGGGAACCCCGGCGAACACCGTCGGCGAGCTCCCCGCCGTGGGCAGTGCTGCCCCCTCCTTCGACCTTGTTGGCGCTGAGCTCGACGCCGTCACCAGCGACTCCCTGCGGGGACGCCGAGTGGTGCTCAACATCTTCCCCTCCGTGGACACCGGCGTGTGCGCGGCCTCGGTGCGCCAGTTCAACCAGCTCGCCTCCGAGCTGGCGGACACCACGGTCGTCTGCGTCTCGGCCGACCTGCCCTTCGCGGCCGCCCGCTTCTGCGGGGCCGAGGGGCTGGACAACGTCATCACCGCCTCGACCTTCCGATCCACCTTCGGCGACGACTACGGGGTCGCCATGGCCGACTCCCCCCTGGCCGGGCTGATGTCCCGCGCCATCGTCGTGCTCGACGCCGAGGGCACGGTCCTGTACACCGAGCAGGTGCCGGAGATCGGCCAGGAGCCCGACTACGACGCCGCCGTGGCCGCCCTGTCCTGA
- a CDS encoding DUF6571 family protein, giving the protein MRSLSLSETDSRSWLLFKSHWAGVIASLLVLALITSGAWWYLRVRDPLAHRLEQLSTDPNAALDYFAPEPPTTSQDQAWSPSDQALTRWEGLHHRHWGSQGINALAQALAQVATLRTPSPQHTDEKASWVTAQGITLLAQHHTYLSTTGRQAVGTILANCGAELTLLSVFSEDDPGIVGVDESEPYQTAPMIVPGQENKTGQNTTQLGVDMTTLINEASKDTTTVATIAAGTITYASNRAQATIDKRIDTYTNYDKEEAIARAFDTNIDLLARLDKHAQKAGSGDNAASSSVNTGAAAALVALKNNLIPTTLAHNQPWLHMDNPNDISTATLTTTNTTTRQAYTTWAIHLPPDTSITSTYFHDILLNRHQPDTRKH; this is encoded by the coding sequence ATGAGGTCGCTGTCACTATCAGAGACGGACTCCCGGTCCTGGTTGCTCTTCAAGAGCCACTGGGCGGGGGTGATCGCCTCCCTGCTGGTCCTGGCCCTCATCACCAGCGGCGCATGGTGGTACCTGCGCGTCAGGGATCCCCTGGCCCACCGCCTCGAACAGCTCAGCACCGACCCCAACGCAGCACTGGACTACTTCGCCCCCGAGCCGCCAACCACCAGCCAGGACCAGGCCTGGTCGCCCTCAGACCAGGCCCTGACCCGCTGGGAGGGCCTCCACCACCGCCACTGGGGCTCCCAGGGCATCAACGCCCTGGCCCAGGCCCTGGCCCAAGTCGCCACCCTGCGCACCCCCAGCCCCCAGCACACCGATGAAAAGGCCTCCTGGGTCACCGCCCAGGGCATCACGCTGCTGGCCCAGCACCACACCTACCTATCCACCACCGGCAGGCAGGCAGTGGGCACCATCCTGGCCAACTGCGGCGCCGAACTCACACTCCTATCCGTCTTTTCGGAGGATGACCCCGGTATTGTAGGAGTTGATGAAAGTGAGCCCTACCAAACAGCCCCGATGATCGTGCCGGGCCAGGAGAACAAGACCGGCCAGAATACGACACAGTTGGGCGTCGATATGACCACGCTCATCAACGAGGCCTCCAAAGACACCACCACCGTGGCCACCATCGCCGCAGGCACCATCACCTACGCCTCCAACCGAGCCCAAGCCACCATCGACAAACGAATCGACACCTACACCAACTACGACAAAGAAGAAGCCATCGCCAGAGCCTTCGACACCAACATCGACCTCCTCGCCCGACTCGACAAACACGCCCAAAAAGCAGGATCCGGAGACAACGCCGCCAGCAGCTCAGTCAACACCGGAGCCGCCGCCGCACTCGTCGCCCTGAAGAACAACCTCATCCCCACCACCCTCGCCCACAACCAACCCTGGCTGCACATGGACAACCCCAACGACATCTCCACAGCCACCCTCACCACCACCAACACCACCACCCGCCAGGCCTATACCACCTGGGCCATCCACCTACCCCCAGACACAAGCATCACCTCCACCTACTTCCACGACATTCTCCTCAACAGACACCAACCAGACACCAGGAAACACTGA